A part of Setaria viridis chromosome 8, Setaria_viridis_v4.0, whole genome shotgun sequence genomic DNA contains:
- the LOC117834619 gene encoding protein FAR1-RELATED SEQUENCE 5-like, whose translation MDGATSTPTPEVSPVLLMPQSPELEDPLLPETIVPTEELRFDSRDEAKEFYKFYAGKAGFDVRITKTSRKTVLELSCNKQGHWDYYKPGEERVREKMSMRCSCKAFVKIKWNKKKDYWFFERIRLEHDHPLHPSPTVTQFLRIQKDKDPIVMGIVDQMHRCDASHNTTVNVLAELYGGRQNFTFTEMDLRNRKAATAREERENDIPKLLEFFREMKAHNEYFYYELQVDSENVIKNVFWSHASQRAEYIDFGDVVTFDTTYKTNMYSMPLAMFVGSNHQLQNVVFGQALLQDEQANTFEWLFGAFKNYQDSSMAAAIKKVFKQTQHRLCRWHMLKKYKAELKKLYKIHDGLKIKLVTVINHPLTPTEFEFAWNELVDEYGIREDDTIQGLWESRKLWVAAYFKPLYCGRMTSTQRSESVNKMIKGSGFTGHMTCMSKFARRMLDFIQHTNHTAGGETHWSQAGNWRLTLQPFDGHLSRVYTRAVYKKYRETYIYNTAFRIDPHPTEVDVYLVTHTDQSWQYAWFQHSFRVEADVRSGRYTCECKTWEHTGLFCAHLIKAFTYLQIDNIPAEYIMKRYTRGARTMVPWDRHDIVTSVPGCESDQYKTKKLVEIAMAAVRACRKTSLGFEKGCEQLSALVEWGESIAKGTGASHVGDHTEEQSDVIPHTIGEPAASLAEQDSAVDTAVQISECAPREARTKGRKRGGRQVVNEHASSSKAQGQRTCGYCGSLGHYSTGCDLNPDNINKKRGAGGSLRGRMGWKRGRPPTKRQLEDEFNGVA comes from the exons ATGGATGGCGCAACTTCAACACCCACACCGGAGGTGTCCCCTGTACTGCTGATGCCGCAATCGCCGGAGCTGGAG gATCCCTTGTTGCCAGAGACAATTGTGCCAACCGAGGAGCTGCGTTTTGACAGTAGAGATGAAGCCAAGGAATTTTACAAATTCTATGCGGGCAAGGCAGGGTTTGATGTGCGCATAACCAAGACAAGTAGGAAGACGGTACTGGAGTTGTCGTGCAACAAACAAGGACACTGGGATTACTACAAGCCTGGTGAGGAGAGGGTACGTGAGAAAATGTCAATGAGGTGTAGCTGCAAAGCTTTTGTGAAGATTAAATGGAACAAGAAGAAGGACTATTGGTTCTTTGAGAGGATAAGGTTGGAGCACGATCATCCACTGCATCCCTCGCCGACCGTAACACAGTTCTTGAGGATACAAAAGGACAAGGACCCTATAGTCATGGGTATTGTTGATCAGATGCATAGGTGTGATGCTTCCCACAACACTACAGTAAATGTGCTGGCAGAATTATATGGTGGTCGGCAGAACTTCACGTTCACGGAAATGGATTTGAGAAATAG GAAAGCTGCAACTgccagggaggagagggaaaatGATATACCAAAGTTGCTTGAGTTCTTCAGGGAGATGAAGGCCCATAATGAGTATTTCTACTATGAGTTGCAGGTAGACAGTGAAAATGTTATCAAGAATGTGTTCTGGAGTCATGCAAGCCAGCGTGCAGAATATATAGATTTTGGAGATGTGGTTACATTCGACACCACATACAAAACAAACATGTATAGCATGCCTTTAGCCATGTTTGTTGGGTCAAACCATCAACTGCAGAATGTCGTGTTTGGTCAAGCATTGTTGCAGGATGAGCAAGCTAACACATTCGAGTGGTTGTTTGGGGCATTCAAAAACT ACCAGGATAGTTCAATGGCGGCAGCGATCAAGAAGGTGTTCAAACAAACACAGCACAGGTTGTGCCGTTGGCACATGCTTAAGAAGTATAAAGCAGAGCTGAAAAAACTATACAAGATTCATGATGGTCTGAAGATAAAGCTCGTCACCGTAATCAATCACCCACTTACGCCTACAGAGTTTGAGTTTGCATGGAATGAGTTGGTGGATGAGTATGGCATACGGGAGGATGACACTATTCAGGGACTTTGGGAGAGTAGGAAATTGTGGGTTGCTGCTTATTTCAAGCCCTTGTATTGTGGCAGGATGACCTCTACACAGAGAAGTGAAAGTGTAAATAAGATGATCAAGGGGAGTGGCTTCACAGGACATATGacatgcatgagtaaatttGCACGCAGGATGCTAGACTTCATTCAACACACCAATCACACAGCGGGTGGGGAAACCCATTGGTCTCAG GCTGGTAACTGGCGGCTGACGTTGCAGCCCTTTGATGGCCATCTTAGCAGAGTGTACACACGAGCCGTGTACAAGAAATACAGGGAAACTTATATTTATAATACTGCTTTCCGTATTGATCCTCATCCTACCGAGGTTGATGTTTACCTGGTGACTCACACGGATCAGTCATGGCAATATGCTTGGTTTCAACATTCATTTAGAGTGGAGGCTGATGTACGATCCGGTAGATATACATGCGAGTGCAAGACATGGGAGCATACAG GCTTGTTCTGCGCCCATCTTATTAAAGCCTTCACGTACCTTCAGATCGACAACATACCTGCAGAGTACATAATGAAGAGATACACGAGGGGTGCAAGAACGATGGTACCGTGGGACAGGCATGACATTGTGACTTCGGTACCGGGTTGTGAGAGCGATCAATACAAAACAAAGAAACTAGTAGAAATTGCGATGGCTGCTGTGAGAGCATGCCGCAAAACAAGTCTTGGGTTCGAGAAAGGCTGTGAGCAGCTGTCTGCATTGGTTGAGTGGGGTGAAAGTATTGCAAAAGGTACAGGAGCATCACATGTGGGGGATCATACAGAAGAACAGAGTGATGTGATCCCGCATACTATAGGTGAACCTGCGGCTAGTTTGGCTGAACAAGATTCAGCAGTTGATACTGCAGTCCAAATTTCGGAGTGTGCACCAAGGGAGGCAAGAACAAAGGGGAGGAAGCGTGGAGGGAGACAGGTTGTTAATGAACATGCAAGTTCCAGTAAGGCACAGGGGCAGCGGACATGTGGATATTGTGGATCTTTGGGTCATTATAGTACGGGGTGTGATTTGAACCCGGATAACATCAATAAGAAACGAGGTGCAGGTGGGAGTTTGCGGGGCAGGATGGGATGGAAGAGGGGGAGACCACCCACAAAAAGGCAACTGGAGGATGAGTTTAATGGTGTTGCATGA
- the LOC117834788 gene encoding uncharacterized protein encodes MKKIQGRLKSFGIRTTQGEWTFDVSAVTGAADAQPVAGADAQPQPTAPPQQPGGQDANLANNIIKPPTRNGQQLHGETSSDRDLPRSDVNEDDDAFMEPPPRQPVAKKQCINATSKLAKNPVKYAHAPTVRCAPSTFNSFVDHLTLWQRRRIKDMGFGGLLCVAAERLESRELLKFLFDRLDPKTMVLNVAKDKGIHVTPFMVKQVLDLPEGGEDIVLSTHIQASKALSAFKTLLGLQESHDLNASHLQKTLKDDLELGSGMITDDMAIRFFFIIACNKLLFPSTDNNIRCKDVYLTRDLSCLPALNWCKAVVDDIREAALNWQSDKAKKSFSGCAILLIVTQANDIDMNGHITHNVGSENVFGAAHDNIMEGDLSPVCTQVHIVPHVPAKGDPVAPSPNGRDEENFQAATNKDDALGPILLQPCTQEEFIHRPAIAPRPQRLTKRPARYVSPFKGDPQRAKAPQLTAHAVRKKFRTDMKCKSDIFIRTGLREFSGLDIEESFLDGEMLSTQFMSYLVACMSYDECHMPDGGGYRVFLSQELGEYVNIEKDEEFSQWESHQALAVLQRDIGDLDATKVKLFLLPVMEEEHYTIYCINFIHDRIDVIDSSPDDHTDYHQVLGDRIIRRLNLLFQLVTDFEMKQFTRFKRPIIVPCMHTDDNDCGFYAIKSMELWNGDSFHVPILTEDIRQYRSQLLFYGIYHPINEIKKLPGGLEAHRRRM; translated from the exons ATGAAGAAAATTCAGGGCAGATTAAAATCTTTTGGGATCCGCACCACACAAGGCGAATGGACCTTTGATGTTAGCGCGGTCACCGGGGCAGCCGATGCACAGCCAGTTGCAGGAGCTGAtgcacaaccacaaccaacagCACCCCCTCAACAACCTGGTGGCCAAGATGCAAATCTTGCAAATAATATTATCAAACCACCGACCAGAAATGGGCAACAGTTGCACGGCGAAACAAGCAGCGACAGGGATCTCCCTCGGAGTGATGttaatgaagatgatgatgcctTCATGGAACCCCCACCCAGGCAACCAGTAGCGAAGAAACAGTGTATCAATGCAACTTCCAAG CTTGCCAAGAACCCCGTCAAGTATGCTCACGCACCTACAGTTCGATGTGCACCATCAACATTTAACTCCTTTGTCGACCACCTAACACTTTGGCAGCGTAGGCGAATCAAAGATATGGGTTTTGGTGGACTCCTTTGTGTTGCAGCAGAGAGGTTAGAGAGCAGAGAGCTATTAAAGTTCCTGTTCGACAGGCTAGACCCCAAAACCATGGTACTGAATGTTGCAAAAGATAAGGGTATCCATGTCACCCCGTTCATGGTAAAGCAGGTGCTTGACTTACCAGAAGGTGGTGAAGATATTGTGTTGAGTACACACATTCAAGCATCCAAGGCGTTATCTGCTTTCAAGACTTTGTTGGGTTTACAAGAATCCCACGACCTGAACGCTAGCCATCTACAGAAGACCCTGAAGGATGATCTGGAGCTAGGGTCTGGCATGATTACTGATGACATGGCAATAAGATTTTTCTTTATCATTGCATGCAACAAACTTCTGTTCCCAAGCACCGACAACAACATTAGGTGCAAGGATGTTTACCTCACTAGAGATCTGTCTTGCTTACCAGCTCTGAACTGGTGTAAGGCTGTTGTGGATGACATCCGAGAAGCTGCACTCAATTGGCAGTCCGACAAAGCAAAGAAATCATTCTCAGGATGCgcaatattattgattgtaA CGCAAGCCAATGACATCGATATGAATGGACACATTACACATAATGTTGGATCTGAAAATGTATTTGGTGCAGCACATGACAACATAATGGAAGGCGACCTTTCACCCGTGTGTACTCAG GTTCACATCGTGCCTCATGTTCCGGCTAAAGGAGACCCTGTCGCACCTTCACCAAATGGCA GAGATGAGGAAAATTTTCAAGCTGCAACCAACAAAGATGATGCACTTGGCCCTATTCTTCTACAGCCTTGCACACAAGAGGAGTTCATCCATCGTCCAGCCATTGCTCCAAGGCCACAAAGACTTACAAAACGACCAGCCAGGTACGTGTCCCCTTTCAAAGGCGATCCACAAAGAGCTAAAGCTCCACAGTTAACAGCACATGCTGTTAGGAAAAAGTTCAGAACTGACATGAAGTGCAAAAG CGATATTTTCATCCGTACCGGCTTGAGAGAATTCAGTGGATTAGATATAGAGGAGTCTTTCCTTGATGGCGAGATGCTTTCCACTCAGTTCATGTCATACCTTGTGGCCTGCATGAGCTACGATGAATGCCACATGCCTGATGGTGGTGGGTATAGGGTCTTTCTATCTCAAGAGCTTGGG GAATATGTCAATATTGAGAAAGATGAAGAGTTCTCTCAGTGGGAATCACATCAGGCACTAGCTGTCTTACAGCGAGATATTGGAGATCTTGACGCAACCAAAGTGAAACTA TTCCTTTTGCCGGTTATGGAGGAGGAGCACTATACCATCTACTGCATCAACTTCATACATGACCGCATTGATGTAATTGATTCTAGTCCAGACGACCACACAGATTACCACCAAGTCCTTGGTGACCGAATTATTCGACGCCTTAATCTCCTGTTCCAGTTGGTAACAGATTTTGAAATGAAGCAATTTACCAGATTCAAACGTCCTATCATTGTTCCATGTATGCATACGGACGACAATGATTGTGGATTCTATGCCATCAAATCCATGGAGCTATGGAACGGTGACTCTTTCCACGTTCCAATCCTAACA GAAGACATTCGGCAATATAGGTCCCAGCTCCTATTCTACGGCATCTACCATCCAATCAACGAGATCAAGAAGCTCCCTGGTGGTCTAGAAGCACATAGGCGTCGCATGTGA